The Niallia alba genome includes a window with the following:
- a CDS encoding DUF4007 family protein — translation MGFGQHQSFYLRTYWLRKAIQQLDNNRFFYEKDASELIGLGTNMVKSLKHWIEATDICETDKRDSDNKVIHTISPFGQIFNAYDPYIEINDTISIIHYHIVDSKEPSTTWYWFFNEYEKNSFVKEEAIKDLITWINKNYDSKNSTDTLERDIDCLIKQYYSKNKSDDPEEVIQSPLAALNLIEEVDGRIYKKNPKFEDIGLTALMYVLLKYGQSEISIDEIETSKNLWGKVFNLQRSEIVRAIEKLVNATKYPLVFDRTNRLDLVRVTLANPIEFLKEEYVRKERALR, via the coding sequence TTGGGTTTTGGACAACATCAAAGTTTTTATCTTAGAACATATTGGTTAAGAAAAGCTATACAGCAATTAGATAATAATAGATTTTTTTATGAGAAAGATGCATCAGAATTAATTGGGTTAGGAACAAATATGGTTAAATCGTTGAAACATTGGATTGAGGCAACGGATATTTGTGAAACTGATAAAAGGGATAGTGATAATAAAGTAATTCACACTATCTCACCATTTGGGCAAATTTTTAATGCGTATGATCCTTATATAGAGATTAATGATACTATTAGCATCATTCACTATCACATTGTGGACAGTAAAGAGCCATCAACTACTTGGTATTGGTTCTTTAATGAATATGAAAAAAATTCTTTTGTAAAAGAAGAGGCTATCAAGGATCTTATTACATGGATAAATAAGAATTACGATTCGAAGAATTCGACGGATACATTAGAACGCGATATCGATTGTCTAATTAAACAGTATTATTCCAAAAACAAATCAGATGATCCGGAGGAAGTCATTCAAAGTCCTCTTGCAGCATTAAATCTAATAGAAGAAGTAGATGGTAGGATTTATAAAAAAAATCCTAAATTTGAAGATATCGGTTTAACAGCATTAATGTACGTGTTATTGAAATATGGTCAATCAGAAATATCAATAGATGAGATTGAAACGAGTAAAAATCTATGGGGGAAGGTATTTAATTTACAAAGAAGTGAGATTGTAAGGGCAATTGAAAAACTTGTAAATGCAACTAAGTATCCGCTTGTATTTGATAGGACGAATAGATTGGATTTAGTTAGAGTTACTCTTGCTAATCCTATTGAATTTTTAAAAGAAGAATATGTTAGAAAAGAAAGGGCATTAAGATGA
- a CDS encoding NUDIX hydrolase: MRSSNKIVVALKGVIVNEGRVLIVQRAKEDKIGGGTWECVGGKIEFGEDLESALLREIKEEVGLSVTVEKLLYATTFKTDPTRQVVILTYLCSSDSSNAILSKEHSSFKWATKEQLRLLLSPEIITDFEKNNVFSIEVLN; this comes from the coding sequence ATGAGAAGCTCAAATAAAATAGTTGTTGCTCTTAAAGGTGTTATTGTAAATGAAGGAAGGGTATTAATAGTTCAACGTGCAAAAGAAGATAAAATCGGCGGCGGAACTTGGGAATGTGTTGGTGGAAAAATAGAGTTTGGAGAAGATTTAGAATCTGCACTCTTACGAGAAATTAAAGAAGAAGTAGGATTATCTGTTACAGTAGAGAAACTTTTATATGCTACTACCTTCAAAACTGATCCAACAAGACAAGTTGTTATTTTGACTTATCTATGTAGTAGTGATAGTAGTAATGCTATTCTTTCTAAGGAACATTCTAGTTTCAAGTGGGCCACTAAAGAACAATTGAGATTACTATTGTCTCCGGAAATAATAACTGATTTTGAGAAAAATAATGTTTTCTCAATAGAAGTTTTGAATTAA
- a CDS encoding recombinase family protein, whose translation MSKNNKKNMRNKEVRRKKRAYAYLRKSPNKFTDNTSIEKQLEEIRKYCEENDIELVDTFTDDLKSGKSFEGRDGFKEMYNNVIRSKDDVDYIIVFKQDRISRDTLDTLYIMKRLNSVGKHLISIKDNVNTEDPASKILVHILALVAELEREFINMRTFSGMEKRAEEGKFLGGKVYGYKTVNKELVVVPHEVEVVKFIFKKYAIEKWGYKKIASYLNIQGIKTKNKQYWTINAVKTILQNQIYIGNTKWRGKYQKGQHEKIIEIPLWNLAQETMKTRSYKQEKVHPGSYPLSGLLKCPECGSSMVQGNSSSKYKYYQCSKNKNSGKAACSSNLVKKEYAEETILHELNNFFQNLNLAPYIKSATDSLLCFELEPLYKEAEKIDKEIKHINKKMETVMDLLDDETVPFDDKVFKNRLLGYQEQLNKQKLKLEEINTQIRFKKRQTSNEIIAYSVKNFSDLYEVLSDEERKSLCHYIIKEIHIFKEENTKQRKIKSIIYNFSPDNLSLV comes from the coding sequence ATGAGTAAAAATAATAAAAAAAACATGAGAAATAAGGAAGTTCGTAGAAAAAAAAGAGCTTATGCTTATCTGAGAAAAAGCCCCAATAAATTTACTGATAACACATCAATTGAAAAACAACTTGAAGAAATTAGGAAATACTGTGAAGAAAATGATATTGAGTTAGTTGATACTTTTACTGATGATCTTAAATCAGGAAAATCTTTTGAAGGCAGAGATGGCTTTAAAGAAATGTACAATAATGTAATTAGATCAAAAGATGATGTAGACTATATCATTGTCTTCAAACAAGATCGAATTTCCCGTGATACATTAGATACTTTGTATATTATGAAACGACTTAACTCAGTAGGAAAACACCTTATATCAATTAAAGACAATGTTAATACTGAAGATCCGGCTTCAAAAATTCTTGTTCATATATTAGCATTAGTAGCTGAACTTGAACGAGAATTTATTAACATGAGAACTTTCTCTGGTATGGAAAAGAGAGCAGAGGAAGGCAAATTTTTAGGTGGTAAAGTCTATGGTTATAAAACAGTTAATAAAGAGTTAGTTGTTGTACCTCATGAAGTTGAAGTTGTGAAATTTATTTTTAAAAAATACGCAATTGAAAAGTGGGGCTATAAAAAAATTGCTTCATATCTAAATATCCAAGGCATTAAAACAAAAAATAAGCAGTACTGGACCATTAATGCTGTCAAAACGATTCTACAGAACCAAATATATATTGGAAATACCAAGTGGAGAGGAAAATACCAAAAAGGTCAACACGAAAAAATTATTGAAATACCTCTTTGGAATTTAGCCCAAGAGACAATGAAGACAAGAAGTTATAAACAAGAAAAGGTTCATCCGGGTTCCTATCCACTATCAGGACTTTTAAAATGCCCTGAATGTGGGTCTTCGATGGTTCAAGGTAATAGCAGCTCTAAATATAAGTATTATCAGTGCAGTAAAAATAAAAATAGTGGCAAGGCAGCTTGCTCATCAAACCTTGTAAAAAAGGAATATGCAGAAGAGACCATTTTACATGAATTAAATAATTTCTTCCAAAATCTCAATCTAGCACCTTATATTAAATCTGCAACAGATTCATTACTGTGTTTTGAACTCGAACCTTTATATAAAGAGGCAGAGAAAATTGACAAAGAAATAAAACATATTAATAAAAAGATGGAAACTGTCATGGACTTACTCGACGATGAAACTGTTCCATTCGACGATAAAGTATTTAAAAATAGACTTTTGGGTTATCAAGAACAGTTAAATAAACAAAAATTAAAACTAGAAGAAATTAATACTCAAATAAGATTTAAAAAAAGGCAAACCTCCAACGAAATCATTGCTTACTCTGTAAAAAATTTTTCAGATTTATATGAAGTACTTTCTGATGAGGAAAGAAAATCACTGTGCCATTATATAATTAAGGAAATTCATATCTTTAAAGAAGAAAACACCAAACAGCGTAAAATAAAGAGCATAATTTATAATTTTAGTCCCGATAACTTGTCATTAGTATAG
- the rlmH gene encoding 23S rRNA (pseudouridine(1915)-N(3))-methyltransferase RlmH — protein MNISIVTVGKLKEKYLKLGIEEYTKRLSSYSKIEIIEVPDEKAPEVLSEAEMLQVKKKEGERILAKVPTDAHVIALAIEGKQKSSEELADTIDKLGTYGKSKVTFIIGGSLGLSDEVLKRADDKLSFSKMTFPHQLMRLILVEQVYRAFRINRGEPYHK, from the coding sequence GTGAATATCTCAATTGTTACAGTTGGAAAATTAAAAGAAAAATATTTAAAGCTTGGAATCGAAGAATATACAAAAAGGCTTTCAAGCTATTCTAAAATAGAAATTATCGAGGTGCCAGACGAAAAAGCACCAGAAGTTTTAAGCGAAGCAGAGATGCTGCAAGTGAAGAAAAAAGAAGGCGAACGAATCCTCGCCAAAGTTCCAACTGATGCACATGTTATTGCACTAGCTATAGAAGGTAAGCAAAAATCTTCAGAGGAATTAGCAGATACAATCGATAAATTAGGTACATATGGGAAGAGTAAGGTTACTTTTATTATTGGTGGATCGTTGGGGCTTAGTGATGAGGTATTGAAGCGAGCGGATGATAAGCTTTCGTTTAGTAAGATGACATTTCCCCATCAGTTGATGCGGTTGATTTTGGTGGAGCAGGTTTATCGGGCGTTTCGGATTAATCGGGGGGAACCGTACCATAAATAG
- a CDS encoding CxxH/CxxC protein: protein MIYSCAEHVDIAIDSVVNEYETFPILEQISEEEKLSTTCEYCKNNAIYMVANK, encoded by the coding sequence ATGATTTATAGTTGTGCTGAACACGTTGATATAGCAATAGATTCCGTTGTAAATGAGTATGAAACATTTCCGATTTTGGAACAAATTTCAGAGGAAGAAAAGTTATCAACAACCTGTGAATATTGTAAAAATAACGCCATATATATGGTGGCGAACAAGTGA
- a CDS encoding S1C family serine protease, which translates to MKLVEYDYGNRGDGPKRGSRKGYFFSGFIGAIIGAVLVLLLSPRLMDLAIFPGNEDTGSLVSNSEGIKTQNVSLNVETDVTKAVDKAADSVVGITNLQASNFWADETTAEEAGTGSGVIYKKSGGKAFIVTNNHVVQGATELEVTLSNGKKISAELIGADIWTDLAVVEVDASEITKVAEFGNSDTLKAGEPVIAIGNPLGLTFSGSVTQGIISGLQRTIPVDINEDGTPDWQSEVIQTDAAINPGNSGGALVNIEGQLIGINSMKIAVSAVEGIGLAIPINSAIPIIEDLEQHGEVQRPYMGVELQSVSDIPGYYQQEALKLPNDVTTGVAIKDVSPNSPAQKAGLKELDVIVELDGEEIVDLIALRKHLYTEKKIGDKMDVKYYRNGKLETTELTLSEDQM; encoded by the coding sequence ATGAAGCTTGTGGAATATGATTATGGTAATCGGGGAGATGGACCAAAGAGAGGCTCAAGAAAGGGATATTTCTTCTCTGGATTTATTGGTGCGATTATTGGTGCAGTACTGGTATTATTACTAAGTCCACGTTTGATGGATTTAGCAATTTTTCCGGGTAATGAGGATACAGGAAGTTTGGTAAGTAATTCTGAGGGGATAAAAACACAGAATGTTTCGTTGAACGTGGAAACAGATGTAACGAAGGCAGTGGATAAAGCTGCAGATTCGGTTGTCGGTATTACTAATCTACAGGCCTCTAATTTCTGGGCCGACGAAACGACCGCAGAAGAAGCTGGTACAGGTTCTGGCGTTATATATAAGAAAAGTGGCGGGAAAGCATTTATTGTTACAAATAACCACGTGGTACAAGGGGCAACAGAGCTTGAGGTCACGTTATCAAATGGCAAGAAGATCAGTGCTGAGCTAATTGGTGCTGATATTTGGACCGATTTAGCAGTAGTGGAAGTAGACGCAAGTGAAATCACCAAAGTTGCCGAGTTTGGGAACTCGGATACGTTAAAAGCAGGTGAGCCGGTCATTGCAATTGGAAACCCTCTAGGCCTAACATTTTCAGGATCTGTGACACAAGGGATTATATCTGGGTTACAGAGAACCATCCCTGTCGATATAAATGAAGATGGTACACCTGATTGGCAATCGGAAGTTATTCAAACCGATGCAGCAATTAATCCTGGAAATAGCGGTGGTGCCCTTGTTAATATTGAAGGACAGCTTATTGGCATTAACAGCATGAAGATTGCTGTATCTGCTGTAGAGGGAATTGGACTTGCAATTCCCATTAATTCAGCGATTCCGATTATTGAGGACTTAGAGCAGCATGGTGAAGTGCAACGTCCATATATGGGGGTAGAGCTACAATCGGTAAGTGATATTCCAGGCTATTATCAGCAAGAAGCATTAAAGTTACCGAATGATGTAACGACAGGTGTAGCGATAAAAGATGTTTCACCAAACTCTCCAGCGCAAAAAGCAGGATTAAAAGAGCTAGATGTTATTGTGGAATTAGATGGAGAAGAAATAGTTGATTTAATTGCTTTAAGAAAGCACTTATATACAGAAAAGAAAATCGGCGATAAGATGGATGTGAAATATTATCGAAACGGAAAGCTAGAAACAACAGAGCTTACGTTATCGGAAGATCAAATGTAA
- a CDS encoding MBL fold metallo-hydrolase, translated as MRFSVLASGSTGNAIFVESGEHSFLVDAGLSGKQMEGLFQGIERKMSDLTGILVTHEHSDHIKGVGIVARKYKLPIYANEKTWKAMDPLIGEIPIEQKFHFDMETVKTFGDLSIESFGVSHDAAEPMFYVFHEGGKKLVLITDTGYVSDRMKGIISNADSYVFESNHDVQMLRMGKYPWNIKRRILSDVGHVCNEDAAIAMSEVIGDRTKHIYLAHLSLDNNMKDLARMSVGQTLESRGVGLGEQVHLFDTDPRIPTKLMAI; from the coding sequence ATGCGTTTTAGTGTTCTCGCAAGTGGCAGTACTGGAAATGCCATTTTTGTTGAATCAGGAGAACATTCCTTTTTAGTCGATGCAGGATTAAGCGGAAAGCAAATGGAAGGCTTATTTCAGGGCATTGAACGAAAAATGAGTGATTTAACAGGCATATTAGTGACACATGAGCATAGTGACCATATAAAAGGGGTAGGGATTGTAGCAAGAAAATATAAATTACCTATCTATGCGAATGAAAAAACATGGAAAGCAATGGATCCTTTAATTGGAGAAATTCCGATCGAACAGAAATTTCATTTTGATATGGAAACAGTAAAGACATTTGGTGATTTATCGATTGAATCCTTTGGTGTATCTCATGATGCAGCAGAACCAATGTTTTATGTTTTCCATGAAGGTGGAAAAAAGCTCGTTCTTATCACAGATACCGGTTATGTAAGTGATCGCATGAAAGGGATTATTTCCAATGCAGATTCGTATGTGTTTGAAAGCAATCATGATGTGCAGATGCTCCGGATGGGTAAGTATCCATGGAATATTAAAAGACGTATTTTAAGTGATGTAGGGCATGTCTGTAATGAGGATGCGGCGATCGCAATGAGCGAAGTTATTGGGGATCGCACAAAGCATATCTATCTCGCTCATTTGAGCTTAGATAATAATATGAAGGACTTAGCGAGGATGTCGGTTGGACAGACGTTAGAAAGTCGTGGAGTTGGTTTGGGTGAACAGGTTCATTTATTTGATACCGATCCAAGAATACCGACCAAATTAATGGCGATATAA
- a CDS encoding two-component system regulatory protein YycI, translated as MDWSKIKTIFIIAFLLLDVYLIYEYVKIKEYQRADDSTTEPPTQTLSRLDIKYDKEKLPVNNQKDQYLSAKSKKFTDDEIKKLEKGLLSGQEIIVRDSIYLQAVLVEPISIKEEFSPDDLTDFLLNSVLNGAEYHFWEKKGNTIKYYQQHSGKTLYRNPKAELTFNVNEENKIVSYNQTYLENIKEMDEEELIIQPLEVILNLFKNNFIESNSYVSFVELGYYTQLDTSAQLLAPTWKVTVNEEDFYVNALDGQVIQPETEEMKVE; from the coding sequence ATGGACTGGAGTAAGATAAAGACCATATTTATTATTGCCTTTTTATTATTAGACGTATATTTAATTTATGAATACGTAAAGATCAAGGAATACCAGCGTGCTGATGACTCTACAACAGAGCCACCAACACAAACACTTTCACGATTAGATATTAAATACGATAAAGAGAAACTGCCCGTAAATAATCAAAAGGATCAATATTTATCAGCAAAGTCGAAGAAATTTACGGATGATGAGATTAAAAAGCTGGAAAAAGGTCTATTAAGTGGACAAGAAATTATAGTAAGAGATAGTATATACCTTCAGGCGGTTTTAGTAGAACCGATTAGTATTAAAGAAGAGTTTAGTCCAGATGATTTAACGGATTTCCTTCTTAATTCTGTGCTTAACGGTGCAGAGTATCACTTTTGGGAAAAGAAAGGAAATACCATAAAGTATTATCAGCAGCATTCTGGAAAAACATTGTATCGAAACCCTAAAGCAGAGCTTACCTTTAATGTAAATGAAGAGAACAAAATTGTTTCCTATAACCAGACGTATTTGGAAAACATTAAAGAAATGGATGAAGAAGAGCTCATTATCCAGCCCCTAGAGGTGATTCTTAACCTATTTAAAAATAATTTCATCGAAAGTAATTCGTATGTAAGTTTTGTAGAGTTAGGCTATTATACACAGCTTGATACTTCTGCACAGCTGCTTGCACCAACGTGGAAAGTGACCGTGAATGAAGAAGATTTTTATGTGAATGCGCTAGATGGACAAGTTATTCAGCCAGAAACAGAGGAAATGAAAGTGGAGTGA
- a CDS encoding YycH family regulatory protein, translating to MKYESVKSGILVFLVALSVLLYYLLWTDQVGEFDAIGNSSSTMAQEKLGDKKEVSEVVKPDEIYQHIDGIHYGTISKVEIDAIINKLKEFEYADFRNVTSSVDGIANFLEEQDNSLEIRFPGQVPFRIYKDILSIDQDNSFDFDTILFSYKDGTVYFLSKETEKVYETTIHAKDLEQLNKLKENVYTEKTVYSTYFSYKPNNQYLIYLPNGKKEVNKYKYFTRQIESIRMKRALFTDPSIAQKEILTNWEEYTDDSGLLRIYKDTHIVSFFKPSGISNEMTQNHIINNSIELINQRGGWINDYLYVGRDEDRKITFRLYNTNGMPVFNLKTEISDIRLYWENNKAKRLLTSNLVIINTTTPFDFSKENVSSGEEVLQYLQSNKKLKTEKLQNIVIGYDMQVDSQNIVSLQPTWFYQYDHKWYTLYSEGTGGNLDGLE from the coding sequence ATGAAATATGAAAGTGTAAAAAGCGGCATATTAGTCTTTCTCGTTGCATTAAGTGTGTTATTATATTATCTCCTTTGGACAGACCAAGTTGGAGAATTTGATGCGATTGGTAATAGTAGCTCGACTATGGCACAAGAGAAATTAGGGGATAAAAAGGAAGTAAGTGAAGTAGTAAAACCAGACGAAATTTACCAACACATCGATGGCATACATTATGGTACAATTTCAAAGGTCGAAATAGATGCTATTATCAATAAGCTTAAAGAGTTTGAATATGCAGACTTTCGCAATGTGACTTCAAGTGTTGATGGTATAGCCAATTTCTTAGAAGAACAGGATAATAGTTTAGAAATAAGATTTCCGGGACAAGTCCCTTTTCGTATTTATAAAGATATTTTAAGCATAGACCAAGATAATTCCTTTGATTTTGATACCATTTTGTTTTCTTATAAGGATGGAACTGTTTATTTTCTGTCTAAAGAAACAGAGAAAGTATATGAAACAACGATACATGCAAAAGATTTAGAACAGCTTAATAAATTGAAAGAAAATGTGTATACGGAAAAAACAGTGTATTCCACTTATTTCTCCTATAAACCAAATAATCAGTATTTAATCTACTTGCCAAATGGGAAGAAGGAAGTAAATAAATACAAGTATTTTACGCGACAAATTGAGTCTATTCGTATGAAGAGAGCGTTATTTACTGATCCAAGTATTGCGCAAAAAGAAATTCTAACGAATTGGGAAGAGTATACAGATGATTCGGGGTTATTACGAATATATAAAGATACCCATATTGTTAGCTTCTTTAAACCTTCAGGCATTTCGAATGAAATGACTCAAAATCATATTATTAATAATAGCATCGAGCTGATTAATCAGCGAGGTGGCTGGATTAATGACTATCTCTATGTCGGTCGAGATGAAGATAGAAAAATCACTTTTCGTTTATATAATACAAATGGAATGCCTGTATTTAATTTAAAAACGGAAATATCCGATATTCGATTATACTGGGAAAATAATAAGGCAAAGCGCCTTTTAACAAGTAATTTAGTTATTATCAACACAACTACTCCGTTTGATTTTTCGAAAGAGAATGTCTCATCAGGAGAAGAGGTTTTACAATATCTTCAAAGTAATAAAAAGTTGAAGACAGAAAAACTCCAGAATATTGTGATCGGATACGATATGCAGGTCGATTCGCAAAATATCGTTTCTTTACAGCCAACCTGGTTTTACCAATATGATCATAAATGGTATACCTTATATTCGGAAGGAACAGGGGGCAACTTAGATGGACTGGAGTAA
- the walK gene encoding cell wall metabolism sensor histidine kinase WalK, which yields MKKVSFFRSIHLKLVLVIVLLILISIQIIGVYFVKTLQTTLLDSFKISIQEKVNILSIYLEEQLVKERVVEKGDATLEDDIKRILSDNNSSDIKEIRVVDSNGIIVGTSDPENQHLVGQKMVDISVRRVLSNSSQPDNPIKQKNGEKIYELITPIKTNGDETVGAIYLVGKIENVYKQIDKINQIFQKGTIITLVVTAILGVLLARTITKPISDMQKHAFALSKGNFSRKVKVYGFDEIGQLAITFNNLTKKLQESQATTESERRKLSSVLAYMTDGVIATDRRGRIILINEPAAKMLDVSRETVLSEPIINLLDLKEKYTFEELLEERESVILDYSTHYEPYILRANFSVIQKETGFVNGLITVLHDITEQEKIDMERKEFVANVSHELRTPLTTMRSYVEALYDGAWKDEELAPKFLNVTQNETERMIRLVNDLLQLSKLDSRDYQLNKELVDFIVFYNRIIDRFELTKQQNVIFLRKLPKKAAFVEIDEDKLTQVLDNIISNALKYSPEGGKITFSIKEQEQQIIVSVSDNGVGIPKENIDKIFDRFYRVDKARTRKLGGTGLGLAIAKEMVEAHGGRIWASSKEGKGTKISFTLPYIQSEEDDWG from the coding sequence ATGAAAAAAGTAAGTTTTTTTCGTTCCATTCATTTAAAACTTGTATTAGTTATTGTTTTGCTTATTCTCATTTCTATCCAGATTATCGGCGTCTATTTTGTAAAGACATTGCAGACAACGCTATTGGACAGTTTTAAAATATCAATTCAAGAAAAAGTCAATATTTTATCGATTTATTTAGAAGAGCAGCTTGTAAAGGAAAGAGTTGTGGAAAAGGGCGATGCCACGTTAGAAGATGATATAAAAAGAATTCTAAGTGATAATAATTCATCTGATATTAAAGAAATCAGGGTTGTTGATAGTAATGGCATTATAGTTGGAACTTCTGATCCGGAAAATCAACATTTAGTTGGGCAAAAAATGGTCGATATTTCGGTAAGACGGGTTCTCTCTAATTCTTCACAACCAGATAATCCGATCAAGCAGAAAAATGGAGAAAAAATCTATGAGTTGATTACGCCTATAAAAACAAATGGTGATGAAACAGTCGGAGCCATTTATTTAGTGGGCAAAATTGAAAATGTATATAAACAAATTGATAAGATTAATCAAATCTTTCAAAAAGGAACCATTATCACGTTAGTTGTTACCGCCATTTTAGGAGTGCTATTAGCAAGAACAATTACAAAGCCAATATCCGATATGCAAAAGCATGCTTTCGCCTTATCAAAGGGGAATTTCTCTCGAAAGGTTAAAGTGTATGGGTTTGATGAAATTGGTCAGCTGGCAATCACTTTTAATAATTTGACAAAGAAGCTTCAAGAATCACAGGCAACAACAGAAAGTGAAAGAAGAAAACTCTCTTCTGTTTTAGCCTATATGACAGATGGGGTCATTGCGACAGATAGAAGAGGGCGAATTATCCTTATTAATGAACCAGCTGCAAAGATGCTAGATGTTTCACGTGAAACAGTACTTTCTGAGCCGATTATTAATCTTCTTGATCTAAAAGAAAAATATACATTTGAGGAGTTATTAGAGGAAAGAGAATCGGTTATTTTGGATTATAGTACCCATTATGAGCCCTATATATTACGGGCAAATTTTTCCGTTATCCAAAAAGAGACAGGATTTGTGAATGGTTTAATTACAGTTCTCCATGATATTACCGAACAAGAAAAAATTGATATGGAAAGAAAAGAATTTGTAGCGAATGTTTCCCATGAATTGCGGACACCATTAACGACGATGCGCAGTTATGTGGAGGCATTATATGATGGCGCATGGAAAGATGAAGAATTAGCTCCAAAATTCTTGAATGTTACGCAAAATGAAACAGAGCGTATGATACGTCTTGTAAATGATTTATTACAGCTTTCCAAATTAGATAGCCGTGATTATCAGCTAAATAAAGAACTGGTTGACTTTATCGTATTTTATAATCGCATTATCGATCGTTTTGAATTGACAAAACAACAAAATGTTATCTTTTTAAGAAAATTACCGAAGAAAGCAGCATTTGTGGAAATTGATGAAGATAAATTGACACAAGTACTAGATAATATCATTTCTAATGCACTGAAGTATTCTCCTGAAGGTGGGAAAATCACTTTTTCTATAAAGGAGCAGGAGCAGCAAATTATTGTAAGTGTATCCGATAATGGTGTTGGTATTCCAAAAGAAAATATCGATAAAATATTTGATCGTTTCTATCGTGTCGATAAAGCGAGAACACGTAAGCTTGGTGGAACAGGACTTGGTCTGGCCATCGCAAAAGAAATGGTAGAAGCACATGGGGGAAGAATTTGGGCATCCAGTAAGGAAGGAAAAGGAACAAAAATATCTTTCACCCTACCGTATATTCAATCTGAAGAGGATGATTGGGGATGA
- the yycF gene encoding response regulator YycF: MNKKILVVDDEKPIADILQFNLKKEGFEVYCAYDGNEALEKVEEIQPDLVLLDIMLPQRDGMEVCREVRKKYEMPIIMLTAKDSEIDKVLGLELGADDYVTKPFSTRELIARVKANLRRHQQVSSAAEEEKESNEIEVGSLIIHPDAYIVSKRGEMIELTHREFELLYYLAKHIGQVMTREHLLQTVWGYDYYGDVRTVDVTVRRLREKIEDNPSHPTWIVTRRGVGYYLRNPEQE; this comes from the coding sequence ATGAATAAAAAGATTTTAGTTGTAGATGATGAAAAACCAATTGCTGATATTTTGCAGTTTAATTTAAAGAAAGAGGGCTTTGAGGTTTATTGTGCTTATGATGGCAATGAGGCTTTGGAAAAGGTGGAAGAGATTCAGCCAGATTTAGTATTGCTAGATATCATGTTGCCGCAAAGAGATGGAATGGAAGTATGCCGTGAAGTCAGAAAGAAATATGAAATGCCGATCATTATGTTAACGGCTAAGGATTCAGAGATAGATAAGGTATTAGGCTTAGAATTAGGAGCAGATGATTACGTAACAAAGCCTTTTAGCACGAGAGAACTGATTGCACGTGTAAAGGCAAATCTTAGACGACATCAGCAAGTTTCTTCTGCTGCAGAAGAAGAGAAAGAATCTAATGAAATTGAGGTTGGTTCACTCATTATTCATCCAGATGCTTATATCGTATCGAAAAGAGGAGAAATGATTGAACTGACTCATCGTGAGTTCGAATTACTATATTATTTAGCAAAACATATCGGACAAGTTATGACAAGAGAGCACTTGCTTCAGACTGTATGGGGTTATGATTATTATGGGGATGTACGCACAGTAGACGTAACCGTAAGAAGGCTAAGAGAGAAAATTGAGGATAATCCTAGTCACCCAACTTGGATCGTGACAAGAAGAGGCGTTGGCTATTACTTAAGAAATCCTGAGCAGGAGTAA